Below is a genomic region from Neoarius graeffei isolate fNeoGra1 chromosome 12, fNeoGra1.pri, whole genome shotgun sequence.
ttttgacagttttattttgttttagtcttgcagtataaggtaatagaatgtttttctttttcatcttactttcatatttcgtagtgtttgcgtatttttggccaatattttgcaaccacggtcaatttagatcgaacttttgatagaatctacggccagtcattttgccccgcccccgcctcacgctccgtccggtgtggtagtgatgtcccgttgctcgcgcgccgcagcagagacccgcgcgaccttcagccggtacagtcgctgttcttttaccaccgccgttattctcatctttccggtgtgttcttgatttttccattgtgtcctattgtcctatttcgccatatcaaatacccaaaatgtatcatattattcatgtttaagtgaataatcaattcagtcatcataacttggcatttttaatccaagcaatcaaaaagaggaaatgtattcaatattttcactcatctgtgaaggaggggctttaattcttcgtgatgtagttattttatatgtaaatcaattttacaaaagcatttgaattgtaatcaaaaaaatttcacagtggaggccagataaagcaatatACTATCttgattcttattaaacatgacaaatattgaatgttaggtaaatgcaaaaaaaaaagtaaaataagaaAAGTTATTTTTTgatcataatgtcccaaatgagagaccagtttctgagacggacccatattgcaaaaaggttgtttttttttgttttgttttttcctgacAGAATCATATGAATGAAGTTCACTGTTTAGGCATGAATGCTACCACTCTTTATACACAAGTGTGTAACTGATCTTTCTTTGTACATTTCAGCCACAGTGTGTTTACTGTGAGAGTGCTGCATATTCAGCCAGTGGGGGGCGCTACACACATCAGCGAGTGAGTTACCCCACTAAATATTTattcaaacactttttttttttagaaatctgTGAGAGAATGTCAGAATGACCCACTCTATTCCACAGACAAACCCTAGCTCCTAAATTCTAATTATTGTTCCTAAATCTTTTATTTCCTTtatatttttattatcccccccaaaaaatgtcaaataataaaacagatTTTGTTTTGGAGactgaggttgtgtgtgtgtgtaattatttAGGTACGCAAGTCAGTTGAAATACCTCTATTAGTATCTTTGTATACTAATAAAAGTGCGTGTGTGTTGTttttcaggttgtgtgtgtgtgacttggCTGGTTCTGAGCGCTGTAAAGATCAGCAGAATGGAGAGCGGATGAAGGAGGCGAGCAACATCAACACTTCCTTACTCACTCTGGGACGCTGTATCAGTGCAATGAGACACAACCAGACGTACAGGTGAGTGTGTGTACTGCACAATGTGCATGAGACACCAACCTCCTTGAGTATTTAGCGAGGTACGGCACATGAGCGATTAGTGTGTTTCTCATCACGAGTGGTTAATGTGCTAGCCTTGCTGAGAAGTTAGTGTGTTGATCATCCTGAGTGATAAGTATTTTGGTTCTGTTGTAGGCAGCGCCCGGCGCAGGTCGTTCCTTTCCGAGACAGTAAACTAACCCGAGTACTGCAGAGTTTCTTCTCGGGACACGGCCGTGCCTGCATGATGGTCAACGTTAATTCCTGCAGTTCCAGTTACGATGAGACCCTGCATGCCCTCAAGTTCTCTGCCATCGCCACACAGGTAACACGTGCACACAAGAACACGCACTGCACAGTTTCAAGTTCTACTTGCGCCACCCGAGTAACACACGCACTCATTTTGTGATGACGGTGTTGGCATTCTAGTTGGTCCATGGTCCTGCGTCTAAGAACCGAGTGGCTTACATCCTGTCGTTGCTGCGTGATGAGTCCGCCCATGCAGACCACACCCTGATGGAggatgaggaagaggaggaggagagtgACGAAGAGGTGGATGTCAGCATGTTCCAGCCTGAGGTGAGTGACTGTTACTGATGTCGTGATGTCTTTGCTGTAGATTTCTCCTCTGCAGTGTGAATACCAGGAAATACTCCAGGTCAGGCACCACAACAGCTTTTCAGGTGGGATAATGCATCCCACTACGTCCTGCCTTTTGCATTTTGGTTGGCTAGTCATTTGTATTCACACACGTTTGGTTGAGGATTCCCAGTTATTGTAGGATGGGttttgagatctcatctcattatctctagccactctacagggtcgcaggcaagctggagcctatcccagctgactacgggcgaaaggcggggtacaccctggacaagtcaccaggtcatcacagggctgacacatagacacagacaaccattcacactcacattcacacctacggtcaatttagagtcaccagttaacctaacctgcatgtctttggactgtgggggaaaccggagcacccccacacggacacggggagaatatgcaaactccacacagaaaggccctcaccggccacggggctcgaacccggaccttcttgctgtgaggcgacagcgctaaccactacaccaccatgccgcccacaattCTACATAGTATGAATAGATCTTATTAGTCTGCAAGAATTTCTCTTTAATCTCACAGATTTCCATGTATTGCTCGTGTGTAGGCTCTGCTGAAGGCGATTAACGTGCTAAAACGAGAAGTCCTGCGTCAGCGGGGGGAGAAAGATGAGCTGGAGGTGAAGATCAGAGAGCAGGTGTGTACAGAGATGATGGAGGTCATGAACCGCATGCAGCTCGACTTCAGGTAACAGACACCCGTATACACTGTCCCACATCTTAACACCCATTAAAAATGAACATGGATAGACAGTCAAATAAGCAAACGTTTGTtaaatagacagacagatgaaTAGAGGTGGTATATTGGTGCTGCAGGAAAAGTATTACTGAGTTCTGGGGTCACGTTCAGCATATTTTAAAACATACAGTGTAgaatacaggtgtgtgtgtgtttccgttCATGGACACTGTAACTGTGAATGTGTGATGAAACATAATACCCTAAacatttctgtctgtctctctgcttcTGACTGTAGTGAGACGATGGAGAGGGAGAGGGAACTGCTGGAGAATCGGTGTGAGAACAAAATCAACAACCTGAAGAGCAGCTTAAAGAAATACTACAGTCAGCAGCTGGAGGTGAGACACGTTAGGCTCAGCACTGCATTATTGACCTCAAAACTGTTGAACTCTGTGTGTATTTAATACTTTTGAACTCGACACTACATATCGCACATCATGCCTCTCTCGCCCATGACCTTATGACATATGACTATATACTGCTAAATAAAATGACTTGTGGCTGTGTCCTGTCAGTGCAGTAGTGTTCGGGAGCACTTAGAGTAGCGCGCTATTAACGTCTGGCTTCTCTAGAAGGATCTGTGACTTGAAATGTGCTGAAAACCCGCTTATGTTTCAGGAGCGAGATGATCAGATCCGGGAGCTCAGTGCAACCCTGAAAGAGAATGACGGAGGAAGTGCAGCTCCTAGTTTTCCTTCTCTGGAGGAGTTTGATGGACCACGACGATCTCAGCGTGTAGCATCATCACGTAAACGCAGCAGCCAGCAAGAACATGCAGAGTCGGAGCACGTTAAAGCTGAATTGTCACGCGTTAAAGCCGAGCTTGAGCAGTGCAGAGCTGAGCTCGACCTCAAACAAACAGAGCTTACACTCAAAACACTCGGTAAGATAAAATACCACACAATTAAAgtgcgtatgtatgtatgtaccgtgtgtgtgtgtgtgtatacacactcatccagaagggtaattttgcacaagcccatctgtctacagcaggaaaaaaaaaatgcgtctggaaaaatcccaagagagtctggagccagattcgtgacgttacctgcggaagcgccagcaggctgtgagagctttgcacggtttcagtgcacagcctgtgtagaccaagcgctcccatttctctctcattgtctggtcttttggaaaacgatgagtactaatcccatcatgattggtgttgctatagcctcctacgatacatctgttaaccattttaataattacacaataaccttgaagaaatttgcagaaaaccaccaggttgttttctcataaacaaaccagcgctgacgtaggattcagaaggaggcgtcccgcacgtgacgtcacgaaaatcaatgtttcccgggaaatccaaatgccaagttttttcagaagcggaccaattcgcctcaaatggcttgatttcaactgaatttttctggtattgcgcaaggtaaaaaaaaaaaaaattgcagagaatgcagaatgttacaaatatttgaccaaagtttaacataaaataggagaattacattgatcttgctcctgaatttacccatgatatgcactttaacacatCTGCGTGCTCTCATCTGCTTTCCTTTCAACAAATCCACATCATAAATAAACCTTTCAGCTGAAAATCTAAAATTTATAGTGTCCATATTAAAGCAATCCATTAGCCAAGATATGTTTGTCGTCGTTTTAGTTTTGTAGTGGAGCTACCAGCCTAAGTTCCAGATTAAACTTTTTCCGAACTGATGCTGAACATtctaaaattttctgaattgaaAATTCCCATcccatatatataatatgtatctttttattctatccacattcactggatatgagcaattgcaatcTGCTCATATACCATaggtagagaaaaagaaaatggcggcgcacgtgttgctgaaccaaccaaggataaaataaaaattcacaaataaaaaaatgcaccaaaatatggaataaaagtatttgatggtaatttGATGGAAAttctttgttttttcctattattattattattattattattattattacagtggtgcttgaaagtttgtgaacccaatagaattttctatatttctgcataaatatgacctaaaacaacatcagagtttcacacaagtcctaaaagtagataaagacaacccagttaaacaaatgagacaaaaatattatacttggtcatttatttattgaggaaaatgatgcaatgttgcatatctgtgagtggcaaaagtatgtgaacctctaggattagcagttaatttgaaggtgaaattagagtcaggtgttttaaatcaatgggataacaatcaggtgtaagtgggcaccctgttttatttaaagaatagggatctatcaatgtctgatcttcacaactcatgtttgtggaagtgtatcatggcacgaataaaggagatttctgaggacctcagaaaaagtgttgttgatgctcatcaggctggaaaaggttacagaaccatctctaaagagtttggactccaccaatccacagtcagacagattgtgtacaaatggaggaaattcaagaccattgttaccctccccaggagtggtcgaccaacaaagatcactccaagagcaacgcgtgtaatagtcggcgaggtcacaaaggaccccagggtaacttataagcaactgaaggcctctctcacattggctaatgttactgttcatgagtccaccatcaggagaacactgaacaacaatggggtgtgcatggtagggctgcaaagagaaagccactgctctccaaaaagaacattgctgcttgtctgcagtttgctaaagttcacgtggacaagccaaaaggctattggaaaaatgttttgtggatggatgagaccaaaatagaactttttggtttaaatgagaagcgttatgtttggagaaaggaaaacactgcattccagcataagaaccttatcccatcagtgaaacatggtggtagtggtggtatcatggtttgggcctgttttgctgcatctgggccaggacggcttgccatcattgatggaacaatgaattctgaattataccagcgaattctcaaggaaaatgtcaggacatctgtccatgaactgaatctcaagagaaggtgggtcatgcagcaagacaacgaccctaagcacacgagtcgttctaccaaagaatggttaaagaagaataaagttaatgttttggaatggccaagtcaaagtcctgaccttaatccaatcgaaatgttgtggaaggacccgaagcgagcagttcatgtgaggaaacccaccaacatcccagagttgaagctgttctgtacggaggaatgggctaaaattcctccaagctggtgtgcaggactgatcaacagttaccgcaaacgtttagttgcagttattgctgcacaagggggttacaccagatactgaaagcaaaggttcacatacttttgccactcacagatatgtaatattggatcattttcctcaataaataaattaccaagtataatatttttgtctcatttgtttaacggggttctctttttatctacttttaggacttgtgtgaaaatctgatgatgttttgggtcatatttatgcagaaatatagaaaattctaaagggttcacaaaccttcaagcaccactgtatatctcgcCTCTCTGTCTTATCTTCCTCAGAGCTGAAGCGTTTTCAGGATCATCCAGGAACCTCAAGCCTGACTGTAACCGCAGAGCGCAAACTCGTCGAGGGACAGAAGGTGTGTGAGATTTACATAGTGCACCTATTGAGCAtgtagtgtgtgtttttttttggtaataatgTTCAAACCCATCAGCCAGTTCAGAACATCAGTACTGAGGGTTAGTGCCCTATCAGACGACAGactacccataatgcactgcactGCTTAAAGATGTTTACAGAGCAAATCAAATTACTGAACACTAACCCTGTTTCTTACACTTGGCTGCTACAAAGTGCTCAGGTTCCCCGTGTCGGGAACAGAGAGAGGTTTAGGCCACAGTAGATGATGCACTCCTGTGTTAGAGTTTcatcctggtgtgtgtgtgtgtgtgtgtagactctgAGGCAGTTGCGTGCTGATCTGCACTCCCTGGTGGTGAAGCTGCAGTCTGGAGGGCGAGCGTGCTGTCATTATACTGATGGAGAGAAACTCCGGACAGCCCTTAACACCGCTGACTCAACACTCCTCAAACAGGTACACGCGCGCACACTTGTTGCACTGCCCTTAACTCCACTTACTCAACATTTCATCAAGTAggcgtgtgtgtgcgcacacactgTTCTCACTctgctctgtgtctctctctcaggatCAGATGCTGATGGATCTTCACTTGACTTTGCAGCTCCTTAAAGCTCAGCTCCATCATAAAGATGAGACTCTGGCAAATTTTAAGCGACCTTTCACCCCTGCTACCCCTGTCACATCTGCGACCCCTAGCTCCTGCAGTAGGCGGGGCTGTGGAGTTGCCATGGCGATGGTGGAGAACCAGCCTCCAGGGAAGCGAACACTCCTGCGGTTCTTCTCACCGTCATGCAGCAGCAAAATGAGAGCGAAGGCAGACACCACGACGCCATACGCCCGCATACTGCGCTCACGCCAACCCTCTCCCCCACCCAGCCCCGCCCTCGTACGCAGGGGGAGGGTCTAATGATGCTCACTTAATTCCTGATTCTATTTAATATCTAGTTAAATGTCAGCCTGTTACTTCCCAACCTTAGTCCCTTTCTACTTTttaaatatggcagaatattgaTATGAACCTTTATCATGCCTAATCTAACTAGTAATCAAATTAACAGCCTTTCCTGGGAGCAGGGACACTAAAATATGCAGGATATGGGGTTTTCCAGGACCAGGTTTGGGAACCTGTGCAATTAGCCAAACTTTATGGATTGACGAACAGCAGCTTTTTCTCTCTTTTATACTTTTGATTAAACTATGTTCATCACATATTTAGAATTTATTATACTGTAACTATTAATCAGTTCTCCATTAAGCCTTAGTTCCGGTAACAATCCGCCCATTTAGTACAAGAGCAGGATGAGGCAAGATCTTTTTAAAATAACTACTCAATCATGCTCATGAAGGTGTTTTATGCTATATGCAAAAATATTACAGAATATTGTAATATTTTGTATATATTAGCTTAATTAATCATCTTCATTAACAGACTATTGGTTTATTATTTAACAGACATCCATAAATTATAGTTAAttctcaacaacaaaaaaagtactTCTTGGATTCTTGCTGTCGTTCATTTGGGAGAGAACAAGGATATAAATATAGCGTTAATTATCTTTATCGGTTACTCAGTGCTGATCAACACTTAACGAGTCACCAATCAGCTGTGGCAATGAGATTCTTAATGGAAAGTTTGAGCTGAACATTTATTCCAAATATTTGACAGGGTTGATGAGCTCTCTGGAATAAAATTACAAACACAAAGCTTTAAAAACAGTTTATACAGTTTTATAGAACACCTGTAAGATGTTGCTACAATTTGCCTAGCTGTGTGTATGTACTCTTACACACCGCTTTCTCAAGTCATATATGCCTCTTTATTTTtactttgagtgaaataagtaatgTGTTAGTCGTGTGCTTTATAGATTGGTTATGTAGTAGTCATATATCTGTATTCAAATATGTTTTTGCTGTtaactacacttttttttttttttatacgagTTGTGTAAAAGAAGCATTGTTGTGGACTTATTAAAACACATTCACAGACATAACGCATCAGTGTTGTACAAGTTTAACCGGAAAGCACAGCAGCGAAACGTGATAAAACTTCACACCACAACATGAACATCTGCTCTGAAATATGTGGGCTAAATTTACTGCCATGGACAAATTAATAATGCACAACTTTTAAATGAGTATTTCTACTCAGGTTcaacactgggaaaactcccactAACAGGCCAATTCTCCATTCAACACAGAAGACATTTGCTGATCCATCACCATGTGTAGCTTTATTTAAAAGAGCTGTACAAAAGGCATATGAGAGAAAGCATTAAATATTTAGTTATGCAATCTGGCTAGTGAAGTTCAGTCTTCATCAGCAGTAAAATTCTGCAAGTATACTTCAGAACATCAGCTTTTTCCTGTATTCCCTACTGCAGGATGTTCTCTCTTTGTTGTTCGTAAGAACCATTAAATCGCACTGCTGAAACCGAACCAGCCCTGCATTTCATGGTCGTGCTCCTGTAGCAGGTTTCAACAATGGAAAACTTTATTTTATCAAATTACACATACAGATTATTTCTGAGCAAAATGAAAAGATCAATCTGTACAGGACAATAACATGATTGAGAGCTGTCAGGGTGTGATGGAGGACAGGTCAAGAGGCGACACTCTCCGAATGGGTGTGGTGTTGTTGTACACACTCTGTAGTGTGTGCGTGGCCGTGTTCAGCGGGTTAAACACAGTCTGCTCAGATGACGATTCTCCCTGTTCCCGCACAGCTGAGATCTGACGCAGTAGGGCTTTTCCCTCCTCACGCGCCTACACACAAAAGATCTCAGTTTAAAAACTTTGTGAGTGCTGCACATGTGTAAtttaaaaaggggaaaaaaaaaaaaagtgtgtggggggggaataaCCTTTGTAACTCCACACAGTTGTCATATTTGCGCAATTTTTACAAGAGCAATTTTGTTCACACATCTATCGTTTGGACATCTGCAATTGTGTTAACGTTCTTGTGATGGTAAATATTGTACATGAAACTACATTCACCATGCACTTTAAAAGGAACACCTGTACAACTTGTTTTTGAAGTTATCCAATGCATTGTGCTGCTTTgaaatgattggctgattaggtaACTGCAGAAATGAGCAGGTGTATATACACAATAATAGGTCACATTATGGGGTGGGTGAGACTCACTTCATTGTAGTCACAGCAGCGTTGTGCACACAGCGACGCCTCGTCATACAACTTGTTCTTGAAGTAATACTGACCAAGATAGCGCAGTGCTGTGCTCACCTCCACATGCTCCAACTgtacctgcacatgcacacacgtctAGTTTACCAGCTTTACTTAATTCACTTCAGTTTTAGGTGTTGAATTCCCGAGCATGTTTAGTTGTTTTCAGTTCATCAGACACACCATTTTTATAAAGTGGTCAGAcggttttttgttttattttaaataaaagtgTTTATTTAATACTTTAAATACTTCTTTAAACATTCGCTTGTATTTAGTGACAATTCTGTTAAAAATGACTTGATATTTAGGCACCGTTACATTTTCCAAATAAATTAACGCCTAACCTAAACCTGGTCACAAAAAGATGCCTTAATCATCATTACAACACAGCATTAAATAATCAACATGATTGCATAAACACtcgccatcaaaacaaacaaataaagcaTTAAACACGTTCACAACGTTCGTCACTTGTGGAATTAAACAACCACAAAATTAACCACTTACCCCACAAGAGAAAATGTCCTGGATGTAGATGATGTAACACTGAGCTGCATCATCCGACTCGTTCAGCTGCTCATGAAGCCTGGACATAGACACGCAACACATGAACACTGCTTTCATCACTAACACACACCTGTTAGAAATCaatttgcaataataataataataatacttggcAAGTTTGAGCAGTGCCATCCTCTCAACATCTCCCACTGAATATGCTCGCCAGTAACACTGCAACACAAACATATTAGCCCCACCCACTATAGCATAAACATAATGTAGCATGCTGTTCAGAGCTCCTTACCTTTTTAGCTTCAACCTGCTGTGAGAGTTTTTCATAACATTCACCAAGAGCTACGAGCATGCGGGAATCATTGGGCCTGAAAAAACACACAAAGTAacagcatttcttttttttttttttcttgacactCTTTTGTGGTTTGGGAATCTATGCTGCATGATTTGTACTGATTGAATCACTATAACTAAACGtcagtgttgaatttagttccacTTACAGAAGGTTACTAAGAGAACATGGACATACGGGTGACCCAAAATTGTCACTAGTTGTCACTCAAACCCAACAACAACTACTTTGTAAAACGCCAGCAATAATACCTTCAGTCATGTCTGAGAACACACTCATTGAGAACAATATATAAAATCTTGCATAATTAGAAACATTTAGTTTAACCTAAAGAACATTTGACCAGAAACACATTCTCCATCTGATACAAGTGCATTTCTGTCTGATCACGTGACCATTAGTTTGTGTGACCACTTTAATGACATGCAACTTGGTTGCTTTTTTATTATGAATGAGTGACTCCACCCATATCTGTACTGCAAGTCAGAACTGATCACTATACAACAGACGCACACTACATACCTTAGCTGGTGGGCTTTCCGGTAGTAGTAGAGCGAGTAGAAGGGCATCTTGAGGATTTCGTAAGTCTGACCGAGTCCGTACCACGCCCGGTAATCCCGCTTATTCACTTCGATTGCATGTCTTatagacacacaaacaacatTGATATACATATGATAAAAAAAGACTACTATACACCAATACAGAATACACAAACATTTTATCAGCGTCAGGTTTGCAGACGTACACTGAGGACCGATGGATTGGGgagaagggtgccaatactttgtgCAGGGCCACAGTTGGTAACTACGTCGTGTAGTGGTGGAATGAATGGAGCTACAACAAACAGCACAAATATAATATGCtgtaaaaaagtgtgtgtgttgacctacaaccccaattccaaaaaagttgggacactaaaac
It encodes:
- the kif20a gene encoding kinesin-like protein KIF20A, which translates into the protein MSAPVYVSDEEECVLESTAADLSSHTHARRLQAPITELSVIGPVETHTQQVNRDEHVEEKLQVFLRIRPLTDVERQRGEDQGCVCVQSEDTLLLKAPKDSHSMKSAERGVSQSVHKFTFTRIFRETESQQEVYDQMMKEMVRDVLHGENRLLYTYGVTNSGKTYTIQGSAGEAGLLPRALVSVFTILEGQLYPCADLKPVLKQEVRQLSNAEICAEEDRRQALLREEEVCRQRGGVNASVSWDSGISGLSAITRLEDSDGMCVDIDGVGLDDVTVDKTLQFGIWVSFYEIYNEFVYDLLEPPTSLHTQKRNTLRLSDDKHGNVYVKDLTWVNVRSADEAWRVLTVGRSNQSFASTHLNHNSSRSHSVFTVRVLHIQPVGGATHISELCVCDLAGSERCKDQQNGERMKEASNINTSLLTLGRCISAMRHNQTYRQRPAQVVPFRDSKLTRVLQSFFSGHGRACMMVNVNSCSSSYDETLHALKFSAIATQLVHGPASKNRVAYILSLLRDESAHADHTLMEDEEEEEESDEEVDVSMFQPEALLKAINVLKREVLRQRGEKDELEVKIREQVCTEMMEVMNRMQLDFSETMERERELLENRCENKINNLKSSLKKYYSQQLEERDDQIRELSATLKENDGGSAAPSFPSLEEFDGPRRSQRVASSRKRSSQQEHAESEHVKAELSRVKAELEQCRAELDLKQTELTLKTLELKRFQDHPGTSSLTVTAERKLVEGQKTLRQLRADLHSLVVKLQSGGRACCHYTDGEKLRTALNTADSTLLKQDQMLMDLHLTLQLLKAQLHHKDETLANFKRPFTPATPVTSATPSSCSRRGCGVAMAMVENQPPGKRTLLRFFSPSCSSKMRAKADTTTPYARILRSRQPSPPPSPALVRRGRV